From the Kitasatospora atroaurantiaca genome, the window CTGCTCCGAGGCGCGCTGCTCGGTGACCCGGCTGTGCGCCAGGTAGGTGATGATCTCCCGGTCGGCGAGCGGTACGTCGGACTTCAGCCGGTCGTGGGCCAGGCCGATGCCCTGCTGCTCCAGCAGCATGCAGTAGTCGGCGTCCGGGGGGACGTCCACCTTCTCCAGGCCGCGCTTGTGGAGCAGCTGGGTGAAGATCCGGCCGTGCTTGCGCTCGTCGGCGCCGTGCCGGGCCACCTTGGGTGCGAGCACCGGGTCCTGGGTCAGGGCGGTGATGCGCTCGTTCTCCCAGCCGCCCTGGTCCTCGCCGCCGGCCGCGATGCTGCAGAACAGCTGGTACGCCTCGTCGTTCCGGTAGATCTCGTCGAACAGCGAACGGGTGGTGAGCATGTGGCCTCCTGAGCGAGTTCCACAGACGGTCGGTTTCGCGGTCGGTCTGTTCATTGGTCGGTCGGCAGATCGGTCCGGAGACGTTCCCTCTCCCGGCCGGTCCGCGCGCTGCGGTGGCCGGGAACCACCCGGCCGGGCGAGGGGAATCCCCCGGGTGGCTAGGGGCGGGGTTCGCGGTCCTGCGGTGGTTTGAGGTGATCGCTCATCCACTCCAGCGCGGCGGGCAGCTCCCGCCGCCAGGTCTCGAAGCTGTGGCCGCCGTCATCCAGGAAGAGTGAGTCCGCCCGGAACTCCGGGTGGGCGTCGCCGACCTCCTTCGCGATGGCCAGAAACTGTTGGGTGGCCTGGTAATTCTCCTCGGTTCGTGTGCTCACCACGAGCAGCGACACCTTGGGCGCGGGCAGGTTCCGCAGCCGCCAGTCGAGATCGCTCTGCTGCGCGGCGTGCTCGTCGCCGCCGAAGAGGTCGCCGTCCGTCCAGTGGTCGTTGGGCACCTGGTAGTCGGCGTGCATGCCGGCTCCGCTGGCGTACGAACCGGGGTTGCGCATGGCCAGCCGCAGCGCGCAGCTGCCGCCGGTGGAGTATCCGAGCACACCCCAGGAGCTCGCCGACCGGCTGACCCGGTAGCCGGACCGCAGCGCGTTGGGCAAATCCTTGGCAAACCACGTCTCGGTACGCGGCCCGCCCGCGACGTCCACGCACTCGGTGTCGCGCGGCGGCGCGACGCTCGGCCGGGCCATCACGATCACGGTCGGCGCCATCCGGCCGGTCCGCTGCAGGTCCCACGCGGTCTGCGGCACCTTCAGTCCCTCGACCAGGTGCAGCGAGGGGCCCGGATAGCCGGCCAGGGTGACC encodes:
- a CDS encoding alpha/beta hydrolase, with amino-acid sequence MELTSGALVNSLIALAVVALVATLWLWPRLARQRPLPMLGRVALLTVVQVSVLAVLLLSVNNTYGFFTSWNDLLNPGGAPLTLASAEHPKGAAPKSGTLVQPSTEGGLETVKDLPQGKPEEVGRVDSIRVTGPESGLSDQVFIYLPPEYFVPRYARERFPVLVTLAGYPGPSLHLVEGLKVPQTAWDLQRTGRMAPTVIVMARPSVAPPRDTECVDVAGGPRTETWFAKDLPNALRSGYRVSRSASSWGVLGYSTGGSCALRLAMRNPGSYASGAGMHADYQVPNDHWTDGDLFGGDEHAAQQSDLDWRLRNLPAPKVSLLVVSTRTEENYQATQQFLAIAKEVGDAHPEFRADSLFLDDGGHSFETWRRELPAALEWMSDHLKPPQDREPRP